In Phoenix dactylifera cultivar Barhee BC4 unplaced genomic scaffold, palm_55x_up_171113_PBpolish2nd_filt_p 000292F, whole genome shotgun sequence, the following are encoded in one genomic region:
- the LOC120105465 gene encoding cytosolic sulfotransferase 8-like, with amino-acid sequence MLKVPLKSHPNNIFLPRDPIKLGQSFLLSMAHSQSYPLSKCLPSQTEEEMENQKRTYQSFRHLVSTLPSVDGVSYLPLHCYNGWYASLPSLVSAMVAREHFKAQPTDVLLATCPKSGTTWLKALLFATVNRSSHTNSHPPLAALSPHQCVSTLESAVYINDRIPDLDALPSPRLFGTHIPFQSLPATVLDSGCRIVYLCRDPKDCFISLWHYINKLRAQDNIELRTLDEALEYFSNGISPFGPYWDHVLGYWNEHLERPQKVLFLKYEELMQHPKVHLKRLAEFVGSPFTEDEEKEGVVEGIIRLCSFENLSNSEVNKIGRVELAVGTVENSFFFRRGEVGDWANHLTPEMARRLEEITESKFRGSGLSF; translated from the coding sequence ATGTTAAAGGTTCCTCTCAAATCTCATCCTAACAACATATTTCTTCCGAGAGATCCGATAAAGTTGGGACAATCGTTCCTATTGTCCATGGCTCACTCTCAATCCTACCCCTTGTCCAAATGCCTGCCTTCCCAAACCGAAGAAGAGATGGAAAACCAGAAGAGGACCTACCAATCCTTCAGGCACCTGGTTTCCACCCTTCCGAGTGTTGATGGTGTCTCTTACCTCCCCCTCCACTGCTATAATGGCTGGTATGCGAGCCTGCCTTCATTGGTGTCCGCTATGGTCGCCCGAGAACACTTCAAGGCCCAACCTACAGACGTGCTCCTTGCTACCTGCCCCAAGAGTGGAACCACATGGCTCAAGGCCCTTCTTTTTGCGACGGTGAACCGCAGCTCTCACACCAATTCTCACCCACCCCTCGCCGCCCTTAGCCCTCATCAATGTGTTTCCACCCTCGAGTCAGCGGTTTACATCAACGATCGCATCCCTGACTTGGATGCGCTCCCCTCACCGAGGCTCTTCGGCACCCATATCCCCTTCCAATCACTACCGGCGACTGTTTTAGACTCTGGTTGCAGAATTGTCTATCTGTGTCGCGATCCGAAGGATTGTTTCATCTCCTTGTGGcactacatcaacaagctcCGAGCCCAGGATAATATTGAGCTCCGGACTCTCGATGAAGCTCTCGAGTACTTCTCCAATGGGATCTCCCCCTTCGGGCCTTATTGGGATCATGTGCTAGGATACTGGAATGAGCATCTGGAAAGGCCTCAGAAGGTCTTGTTTCTCAAATATGAAGAGCTAATGCAGCACCCTAAGGTTCATCTGAAAAGGTTGGCGGAGTTCGTTGGGTCTCCTTTCActgaggatgaagagaaggaagggGTGGTGGAAGGCATCATAAGGCTGTGTTCATTCGAAAACTTGAGCAATTCGGAGGTGAATAAGATTGGAAGGGTAGAGCTGGCGGTCGGAACAGTGGAGAATAGCTTCTTTTTCAGGCGCGGTGAGGTTGGAGATTGGGCGAATCATCTTACACCGGAGATGGCTCGGCGATTGGAGGAGATTACGGAGAGCAAGTTTAGAGGTTCTGGTCTGAGCTTTTAG